A single region of the Solwaraspora sp. WMMD406 genome encodes:
- a CDS encoding Hsp70 family protein, producing the protein MARGCPPWSAEALMARLLRSVVDEVARREGGPPASICVSHPANWGPYKLDLLRQAVRMANLDLPVSYTSEPEAAAVNYAEQQRIEPGAVVAVYDLGGGTFDAAVLRKTPTGFEILGQPEGIERLGGIDFDAAVFNHVRTALGGKLEELDEDDPAAIAAVARLRDECVQAKEALSSDTDTSIPVLLPNISTEIRLTRAELEAMVRPVLHGSIEALHRAVRSAGCAPEQLHSVLLVGGSSRMPIVAQLVGSELGRPVAVDAHPKYSVSLGAAWLASQGIAGRGGTGGQPPMPASGMPGAPAATASTATYRVPPTQPVPAPAPVSPATPATYRAAPSTGVASVGADGRTGTAGSGGSARASVGSTYPSSTETFASAGSVPAGDSGGPPPRRSDTSPAKRGRGPLIVAGAVLVVLLAGAGVTYAVTSNNDDGGDGQQVAAGTGEPTLVAEPEPTEPVVPEVPADEQCTDEIKSNWTWVCLTSARVAEGRLTIEYEAEFGDNEPSVQGGWHLHIYGSDGTNPPDEIMGAHVPSAQQGFWYVEDEEPSVIWTDDPAFVNAIGDQPKVCARIASSNHNLAQHDNGSYTTGNCVKIRWE; encoded by the coding sequence ATGGCGCGGGGATGTCCCCCTTGGTCCGCCGAGGCGCTGATGGCACGCCTGCTCCGATCCGTGGTCGACGAGGTCGCCCGGCGCGAAGGCGGCCCACCCGCCAGCATCTGCGTCTCCCACCCGGCGAACTGGGGTCCGTACAAGTTGGACCTGCTTCGCCAGGCGGTCCGGATGGCGAACCTCGACCTGCCGGTCAGCTACACCTCGGAGCCGGAAGCGGCGGCGGTCAACTACGCCGAGCAGCAGCGGATCGAACCCGGTGCCGTGGTGGCCGTGTACGACCTGGGCGGCGGCACCTTCGACGCGGCGGTGCTGCGCAAGACCCCGACCGGGTTCGAGATCCTGGGCCAGCCGGAAGGTATCGAACGGCTCGGCGGCATCGACTTCGACGCCGCAGTCTTCAACCACGTCCGTACCGCGCTCGGCGGCAAGCTCGAAGAGCTCGACGAGGACGACCCCGCCGCGATCGCCGCCGTGGCGCGGCTGCGCGACGAGTGCGTCCAGGCCAAGGAGGCGCTGTCGTCGGACACCGACACGTCCATCCCGGTGCTGCTGCCCAACATCTCCACCGAGATCCGCCTCACCCGCGCCGAGCTGGAGGCGATGGTCCGCCCGGTGCTGCACGGCTCCATCGAGGCGCTGCACCGGGCCGTCCGGTCCGCCGGCTGCGCGCCGGAGCAGCTGCACTCGGTGCTGCTCGTCGGCGGTTCGTCCCGGATGCCGATCGTCGCCCAGCTGGTCGGCTCGGAGCTGGGCCGGCCGGTGGCGGTCGACGCGCATCCGAAGTACTCGGTATCGCTCGGCGCGGCCTGGCTGGCCAGCCAGGGAATCGCCGGGCGGGGCGGGACGGGCGGGCAGCCGCCGATGCCGGCGTCCGGGATGCCGGGTGCGCCGGCGGCGACCGCGTCCACGGCGACCTACCGGGTCCCACCCACGCAGCCGGTGCCGGCACCCGCCCCGGTGTCCCCGGCGACCCCGGCGACCTACCGTGCGGCGCCGTCCACCGGGGTCGCCTCGGTCGGTGCCGACGGCAGGACCGGCACGGCCGGTAGCGGTGGTTCGGCACGCGCGAGCGTCGGGTCGACCTACCCGTCGTCCACCGAGACGTTCGCCTCGGCCGGATCGGTTCCGGCCGGCGACTCCGGCGGCCCGCCGCCGCGTCGGTCGGACACGTCGCCGGCCAAGCGCGGACGTGGTCCACTGATCGTGGCCGGGGCGGTACTGGTGGTTCTGCTCGCCGGAGCCGGCGTGACCTACGCGGTGACCAGCAACAACGATGACGGCGGTGACGGGCAGCAGGTCGCCGCGGGTACCGGCGAGCCGACTTTGGTGGCGGAGCCGGAGCCGACCGAGCCGGTCGTGCCCGAGGTGCCGGCGGACGAGCAGTGCACCGACGAGATCAAGAGCAACTGGACCTGGGTGTGTCTCACCTCGGCGCGGGTCGCCGAGGGCCGGCTGACCATCGAGTACGAGGCGGAGTTCGGCGACAACGAGCCCTCGGTCCAGGGCGGCTGGCATCTGCACATCTACGGCAGCGACGGCACCAACCCGCCGGACGAGATCATGGGTGCGCACGTCCCGTCCGCGCAGCAGGGCTTCTGGTACGTCGAAGACGAGGAACCGTCGGTGATCTGGACCGACGACCCGGCCTTCGTCAACGCGATCGGTGACCAACCGAAGGTGTGCGCCCGGATCGCCAGCTCCAACCACAACCTGGCGCAGCACGACAACGGCAGCTACACCACCGGCAACTGCGTCAAGATCAGGTGGGAGTAG
- a CDS encoding ABC transporter permease subunit has product MATVEAPDTRQPDRPVDPSGAAAGYRARATLPLWAEVRRQAARRRTQLTLGFMVLLPLIVLIAFEFDSGDDDDNGGGEFGSLVDLATSGGLNFTLFTILVSSTFLLVVAVALFCGDTVASEASWGSLRYLLAVPVPRSRLLAVKLLVALAYSGLSIVLLAGTALLVGTLRYGWSPLRSTVAAEIPAGEGVLRLLAILGYLAVVLLIVASLAFLLSVSTDAALGAVGGAVLLWILSSILDQITALGVLREFLPTHFSGAWLGLLSTPTQTDDVVRGCVSALAYATVFLSLAFWRFTRKDVTS; this is encoded by the coding sequence ATGGCTACCGTCGAAGCACCGGATACGCGGCAGCCGGACCGGCCGGTCGACCCGTCCGGCGCCGCCGCCGGCTACCGGGCCCGCGCCACCTTGCCGTTGTGGGCCGAGGTACGCCGACAGGCGGCGCGCCGCCGGACCCAGTTGACGCTCGGGTTCATGGTGCTGTTGCCGCTGATCGTGCTGATCGCCTTCGAGTTCGATTCCGGTGACGACGACGACAACGGTGGCGGTGAGTTCGGCAGCCTGGTCGACCTGGCGACCTCCGGTGGGCTCAACTTCACCCTCTTCACCATCCTGGTGTCGTCGACGTTTCTGCTGGTGGTGGCGGTGGCGCTGTTCTGCGGCGACACAGTGGCCAGTGAGGCGAGCTGGGGGAGTCTGCGCTATCTGTTGGCCGTACCGGTGCCCCGGTCCCGGCTGCTGGCAGTGAAGCTGCTCGTCGCGTTGGCGTACTCGGGATTGTCGATCGTGCTGCTGGCCGGCACCGCGTTGCTGGTCGGCACGCTGCGGTACGGCTGGTCGCCGCTGCGCTCGACGGTGGCCGCCGAGATCCCGGCCGGCGAAGGGGTGCTGCGGTTGCTCGCCATCCTGGGCTACCTGGCGGTGGTGTTGCTGATCGTGGCGTCGTTGGCGTTCCTGCTGTCGGTGTCGACCGACGCGGCGCTCGGCGCGGTGGGTGGCGCGGTGCTGCTGTGGATCCTGTCCAGCATCCTGGACCAGATCACCGCCCTCGGCGTGCTGCGGGAGTTCCTGCCGACTCATTTCAGCGGTGCCTGGCTGGGGCTGCTGTCGACGCCGACGCAGACCGACGATGTCGTACGCGGCTGCGTGTCGGCGTTGGCGTACGCGACGGTCTTCCTGTCCCTGGCCTTCTGGCGGTTTACCCGCAAGGACGTGACGTCGTGA